One segment of Strix aluco isolate bStrAlu1 chromosome 4, bStrAlu1.hap1, whole genome shotgun sequence DNA contains the following:
- the CCNI gene encoding cyclin-I, whose amino-acid sequence MKFSGPLESQRLSLLLETAISREAQMWKAHVPKIQPNQDVAISPKQRDEVIQWLAKLKYQFHLYPETLALAISLLDRFLAAVKARPKYLNCIAISCFFLAAKTIEEDERIPVLKVLARDSFCGCSPAEIRRMEKIILDKLNWDLHMATPLDFLHIFHAVAVSNRPQLLTILPKLSPSQHVAALTKQLLHCMACYQLLQFKGSMLALAIVSLELEKLLPDWLALVIELLQKAQMDSSQLIHCRELVAHHLSTLQPSLLPNSVYVYSPLQHTLVTCNRGAFKCQPSSVPGPGFSKDNGRPEVPVTATAALYQRLPAPSGCKQASAKRKVEEMEVDDFYDGIKRLYNEDIAPEVVALENMGSVCGADVSRQEGNVSPCPPLQPVSVM is encoded by the exons ATGAAGTTTTCAGGACCCCTGGAGAGCCAGAGGTTGTCTCTCCTTCTGGAGACGGCAATCTCTAGGGAAGCTCAAATGTGGAAAGCACATGTGCCGAAAATTCAGCCCAATCAG GATGTAGCCATTTCTCCAAAGCAGAGGGATGAGGTCATTCAGTGGCTGGCCAAGCTCAAATACCAGTTCCACCTTTATCCAGAAACGCTCGCCCTGGCCATCAGCCTTTTGGACAGGTTTTTAGCTGCAGTAAAG GCCCGTCCAAAGTACTTGAACTGTATTGCAATCAGCTGCTTCTTCCTTGCTGCAAAGACCATTGAAGAAGATGAG AGGATTCCAGTACTGAAGGTGTTGGCTCGGGATAGCTTTTGTGGTTGTTCTCCAGCTGAAATTCGCAGAATGGAGAAGATTATCCTGGATAAACTGAACTGGGATCTTCACATGGCAACGCCACTGGATTTCCTCCATATT TTCCATGCAGTTGCGGTGTCCAACAGGCCTCAGCTACTGACCATCCTGCCCAAGCTGAGTCCCTCGCAGCACGTGGCGGCGCTCACCAAGCAGCTGCTGCACTGCATGGCCTGTTACCAGCTGCTGCAGTTCAAGGGCTCCATGCTGGCGCTGGCCATCGTCAGCctggagctggagaagctgcTCCCCGACTGGCTGGCTCTCGTCATCGAGCTGCTCCAGAAGGCCCAG ATGGATAGCTCGCAGCTGATCCACTGCCGGGAGCTCGTGGCACATCACCTTTCCACTCTGCAGCCTTCTCTGCTGCCCAATTCTGTATATGTCTACAGTCCCCTCCAGCACACCCTGGTGACCTGTAACAGAGGAGCGTTCAAATGCCAGCCCTCCTCTGTCCCAGGGCCGGGTTTCTCCAAGGACAACGGCAGGCCAGAAGTGCCCGTCACAGCTACAGCCGCGCTCTACCAGCGTCTGCCAGCTCCCAGCGGTTGCAAGCAAGCCTCTGCCAAGCGTAAAGTGGAAGAGATGGAAGTGGACGACTTCTACGACGGGATCAAGCGTCTCTACAATGAAGACATCGCTCCAGAGGTAGTGGCTCTTGAAAACATGGGCTCTGTGTGTGGCGCTGATGTCTCGAGGCAGGAGGGCAACGTTTCCCCTTGTCCACCTCTACAGCCAGTGTCTGTCATGTAG